TACGTTCTATAGAGAGCAATATGtttgtataatgagatttaacgCTTTCACTTCAAAGTGCACAAACACataaactaaataataatatgataataatatttgtgttatatatacacacacacaaaccccaaATAGGTTTTTTACCTGAGTTTTaagcatgtttgtttgtttgtttgttggttgTTGTATTTGTGCAGGTCATATTGGAGCTTAAAAATCtcattattcttgtataaagtcaataaaaagcattcatttCTATTCAATTCAATGACATAAATCAAGCCTAATCATGGTATAAAGATCATTGTTTCATCATTcatagattttgttgttttatcatgATCGATTATTGCATTGATACAAATTAATACCACCTGGATCATTGGATCAATACTAACTCCACATGGCCTTATAGTCGGAATACTTGGTAAAATAACCAGTTTAAATTAGGCGATGCATCGTGACTGAGCAATAGCGTTggtatggataaaaaaaaaaacatttagatttaTAGATGATCTTTGCTTACATACCGTATTTAGTTGATTTAATTTGAACATTTCAAATGCGGACGGACGAAGCGTGTTGAGCGTCTGTTGACTTGCGTGTCGACGTTGTGACGTCAGGACGCAGCCCGTGCCTGTCACGTGACTCGCAAAGAGGATAAAGACGGAAGCAAGGTTTCGGCCGTACGTGTAATCGCGGCAAAATCGGTTCAAAAAATTAGCTCATCGGCTACACTTAGCCGCTAAGTGCGTCCTTTTGTTGTCTCGCCAGGCGGCACTTGGCCTTAGCCATCATGGACGACGCAATCATCTTTCGTATGAGCGCGTTTTCCGAGCAAGGCGGCCGAAAATACATGGAGGATGTTGTCGAGATCAGGATCGAGTACGAGCCCACGTCTGAGGCGAGCGATCCCGACGCCAAGATCCAGGGACAGGAGGCTGAGGTGGATCAGTCCACGGCACCCGCCCCCAGCGAGATCCCAGCTCCGAATGCACCCACGGAGCCTGGCCCAGTTTCGGctatgtggctcgagagcctcACCGACGGCACCGATGATGCCGACGATCGCCGCCGCAGCACGACGCCCACAGACCAAAAAGTCGACACCCGGAGATCCGTGGCGTTCTTCGCCGTCTTTGACGGCCACGGAGGCCGAGAAGCGGCTTATTTCGCCAGGGAACATTTATGGGATTTGTTAAAGCGACAGAGGGGCTTTTGGTCCAAGGATCAGTCAGAAGTATGCGCTGCCCTACGGAAAGGATTCATCGCTTGCCATCATGCAATGTGGAAACAACTACGTAAGCCAAAATAGGTCTTGTTTATGTTTGATGACACCACAATAATAACATCGGTGGGTTTTCATGACTCTAGAAAGTCATCACAATcggtaaacaaaacaaacaaacatccatCAACATCTGCCATCAGGCAAAGCCAAACCTGCATTGTTGTGATTGCAAGATgtcatgtgactttttttcttcttctttgcagCGGAGTGGCCCAAAACAATAACGGGGCTCCCCAGTACGTCAGGCACGACGGCAAGCGTGATCGTCATCCGCGGAGCTCAAATGTACGTGGCTCACGTGGGAGATTCGGCAGTGGTGGTGGGAGTGAAGGAAAACGAATCGGCCATCACTCTTCAAGCACTGGAAGTCACGCAAGATCATAAACCAGAACTTCCCAAAGAGAAGGAACGGATCGAGCGACTGGGTGGCAGGTGCGTgtcaaaggaggaaaaaaaagtcatcaaaaaGATCAATATTGTCATCAAGTTCTGCTGCTGTTTTGCTCGCATTAAAAATTTGGCCTCACATTATGCCAATAGTAAATGTGGTGTTTTAAATGTTGTGTTGACTTGACTACAGCGTCATGAAGAAATCCGGGGTGAACCGGGTCGTGTGGAAGAGACCCCAACTCACCCACAACGGGCCCGTGAGGAGGAGCACGGTCATCGATCAGATTCCCTTCCTGGCCGTGGCGCGATCTCTCGGTAGCCACGCCCAACTAAAAAGATATTCCCCGAGAAACACGGCTGCATTTTGCTCATCCGCCATGTTTCTTTTCAAAGGTGACTTGTGGAGCTACGATTTCTACAGCGGAGAGTTCGTAGTGTCGCCCGAGCCCGATACCACGGTGATGACCCTTGACCCCAAACGACATCGCTACATTATCCTGGGCAGTGATGGGCTGTGGAACATGATGCCCCCAAAGGATGCCGTCAATATGTGTAACAGCCACGACAAAATGGTGGTGcgtcattatttattattattattttcttcagtTGTACATTATGTGGTTTGTCTTGTGGCACTTAGGGTCCCAAGGGAATGTCGTGTGCCTGTCGGTTGGGGTGCACGGCGCTGCTTTTCTGGAAAGAACGCATGCTTCGTGCAGACAACACCACCGTCATCGTGCTGGCGCTGCAAGAACCCAGCGCGCCGTCCCTCCCCGTCCACCGAGATGAAATCGTGGTGGACATGTCGCAGGGAATCGATCACATTCCCTTTCCGGGGACTCCGTATAACACGTATGAGGTTCCCAAGGTAAGCTGTTCATTCTTTTGGTCTGGAAAATTGTCTTAAAGGGGAAACTTTTAATAATTTGTcatgcttttcttttgtttttcccagGTGGAGCGTGAAGATGGCATGTTTAATGAAGATGAGATCTATGGAGAAGAACATGAAGGATGGACATGCCTGGAGTGGTAGTCAGGTGACTTATCATTGCTTTGTCTAATTATCTGTTAAAAGTTATCATAAGTGAATATATGGCAAAATAGACTTGCTTTATATTGAggcttttgtcaaaaaatgacagataTAAATCTTATCTAATTGTTTCTATCCCTTTCTAACAGCTCATGAAATATGGTgtatttattgaattatttaaatgcaggatttgacaatgtttttgtttcttggTCCTTATCTATATTTCTTTTTGATCAGCACGAAGCAGAGAATGCCTCCTCTCCACTCAAAACATCGATGGAGGACTCTAGAGTGGGCATTCGTCCTATACGAAGCGGCCTTCTGCGCCGGCGCGCCCCCGTCGGACATTGGGGGCATTCCAAGCCTTCCAAAAACAGGACTCGGCCTTTCCAAGCCGACCGGACTCGCCCAATGAAAAGGTCTCGTCGCCCTCGAAGACCATTGGCGAGGTCAGTTCCGGACAAATGGTCTGTCGTATGACGTTTACACGCGGGAGAGCAACCCTAACGACTTCTTGCGTGTGGGCCGCGAGCCTCCTTTTGGAAACCCTTTGACTTTATTTGCATAATGTCACTCGTTTGTAAATATGAGGTTTTTAAGCGTATTTTGTTTTGAagctttttctccatttttgctAGACTTTTCGGCCTCATCCTTCAATTTTAGTCTTTACAGAAATTGTAGATTGTTTCGATGTTCCTGTCTATTTTCATACATggatataaaattatatatcaATACGCAATGTAAAGGATATTTTCAAGGGTAAAAGGGCACCGTATATTTTAGTCTAATTCGCGATACTTTGGattttgacctatttttttttttatttctgagcATTTTTCACCAAAAGCGAATCAAATATGACCATATAATCCAATATGccctaaaaaaacaggtttatCATCAAATTTATGAATAGAAATGCCCCAAATTATGACCAAATCCAAGTGGCGTCTTGACACTCTGTGCAATCTCGTCATTCCTAGCATGTTCCGAACAGCGCGTATAAGCTATTTGAACCATTTCCGATGCGCTCAAAACGTTTCAATGGCCTCTTCTGTACACTTGATTGACATTTGGGTCACTATTTTCTTTAGGAAAAACCACCCCTGTGGTTCATGTGACTTAACATTGATTTGAACTTATTAACCTGGCAGCTGAGTTCTTGTTGTAGTTCATTTCGGTTGCCTTTGTTACCCGAATGGTTGCCTTAGCACAGACAAAAAACCTGGTGCTTTTTCACAGGATGTCTAGGAATTTCCCGGATATATACACTCATTTCTTCATCTGGCACCTGCAGCAATTCAGTTTATTTTGTACAGTGCATCATTATGCAATTTGTACAATACTTTATGCAAAGTAATTCAGCGATCTGGCATGCTCACATCAATTATGTCGTGAAGTTTCCAGAGCTTATAGATAGACTTCCATAGGCCCGTGTTGCGTTTGCCCCATTGCGAACGTGTGGCTTTTCTACGGGCGTCACTTCTCAGGACAGACTGTATGAGGTACATCCTTAAAAAGTGACGGAATATACACTGTCTGTGATATAATAAACGTTCCCTGTACATGTTGGGCTTTCTGTTTTTGCTGATGCTGCAGAACGTTTGTGATGACATGATGTACCAGGAGAGGGTAGCAGTGTGCTCATGTTTCAAATGTATAACTTCGGCACCCCTTAATACGGAGAAGTCTAAAggtatttttttgggttagaAGTAGCTGTTGTGTTTGATATTGATGACATCATTATAATTTATTTGATGCTCATAATTGGTGAAACAATAACATAAGGCCTTCCATttgactatttatatatttttgcaacaaGTTTCTTCTTTGCAAATGCAAAACATCTTTTTTCTTCCTGTTGCATGACTTCAGGTTTCTCATTCTACCTGTAGAtgacttatttttattaattacatTTCATCAAGGGCAaaagaaatgaacatttttccctttttcctttATTTAAAATCTATATAAATGACTATATAATGTCTTTCCTGCATCATTGGTATCATTGTGTGCCATTGCAAAGGTCCCAGTTGCAATACCATTTATGCCCCCCAGTCTTACACACAGTGTTGCTCTTTTAAACGGAAGTTATAACTGCCTCCCTGCCAGTTCGAAAGGACCAGACGCCTCTCTCTAACACCATCCCATGAATTTGGAAGAGAGCGCCGAAGCTCCATCTGCCGGCGAGGGCGAGCCCGTAGCCGAGATGTTTGCCGCGGACTTCCACCGCAGACATACGGCCGGAGATTAGAAAGTGATGATAGCGGTGTCTGGAGCTGAATATTTCATTAAGTGTCAGCCCGACATCTGCTGACCTACCTCGCACGCTACTTCATTCTCTCGCCGCATACGCTGTCACTCCGGATTAGCCGGCACGTCGTCGCCGAGGTCTCCCGCTTGGCGTTCCCGATTTGAGACGCGCCTCCACGGTGAACCTGGGGGGGGGAGGGCGGGACTGGAACGCCGAATGTGACCATAACTTCATTCCCACCTGCTTTCCGATAGCACTCCCGGCGGGGCGATCAAATGGACATTTATGCGCGTCATCCCACTTTCCGGCACCTCGGGTGCCGAGCGTGTTCTCCACACATCTGCTGGCCGCCTCCTGACGCTATCGCTGGTGTTTTAGCAAGGTTTTAATGGCCTGTCGTCTGGCGCTCTGGGGAGGCTGCGGAGTAAGTACTCAAAAGGGGAAGGAAGGCCTCTCCGGGTAATGGGAGATGACGTGACCTTGTTTCCTCTTCCGAGGATCGGCACAGCGATCAAATTGATAGTGTGGCGGTCAAGACCGGGGCGACAACGACACCGTGAAAAAGCATTTCCGCACGTCCACCACTCTAGGCGTCCAATACATTTGGACTGAGAGGGATGGTCGTAGGGGGTGCTGTAGTCAACTAATGAGGCACACCCAGGCAATTGCAAGGCTCAACCACATGGACAACTAATCATAAGAAAAGTagtgtacccggagaaaacccacaaaagcccaggtgaacatgcaaactccacacagtgagggctCACCTGGCATcgaccccagacctgtgaggccgCCAAGAATGTAGATTTTCTGGGTGTCTGTGGTAATGGGCGTCGGAGCACAATGTAGACTTAGGATCACTGTAATAAGTTAACGGAATTAGAGGTCCATGTGTCAAGAGTTGCCTCTTAGCTTGTCTGCTGGCTGTGAATGGCTTTTAAAAAGACCAATAATCCCCTCGCGCTCAATTTACACTTGAAAAGTTCCTGGAAATCACAAATCTGAAACATAGTTCTATTGTCTTATCATTCTCTGTTGATCTGTTTAAGAACGAATAGATAATATAGTATAACATAGGACGGCAAATAGGCTAAATTCTACCAATACCGATGTCTTGAAATCACAGACATTTTGTGATATTGTTTACTGAGCTCGGAAAGATACAGGTAGAATTATTTTGGAACATGTTGATGACACTTTGTGGTGGGATAATTGGTGTTGAGTTGGAGTGAGAGGTGTGAGCTAAAGTTCTCATTTTGGAACTGGATTTAAAGGCTTCCTCGGGTTAAGATTCTTAACCACCGTTAAATCGCATCCAACAGGCAGCCCTTCCAATTGGGAAATGACTCCAAGAACACATATGCTACAATTCAGCACGCCAAAAAATGTACGTTTGTTCGATTGTATCGTCGTTGAGAAACGAATAGAAATTACTGTTTATTGTCAATATGTTCCTTTGCTTTAGAAActaacaaaaaacatcaacCGCACATATAGAAAAACGCATTACCGGAGACGCCACTCTCGCGAAGATAAGTGAATGACTTTAGACTTAGCCCACATTTAAATAGAAGCGGACAGTCTCCGGTGGATGGCCGCAGTGGGAAATGATGTTTAATCCTGGGCCCATCGTCTTGTTCCAATTTGACCTCCTATAGTTTGTAATGCGCTTACAGCTCCCAAACCTTTGAATCCTGGATTGAAATGTCATAGGCGGCCATTACTGTGATCTGAGGATAACGTCTCACCCGGACGGACTCGCACAGGAATGATGCAAGCGGCTTttcaaaaagagaaaagggGCACGGGGGTTTTAGTTTTTCGCTTTTACGCGGCAAAGTGAACCATCACGTTTTAGGGCCGTGGACGTTTGATCCATTTAGACGGACGGCGACCCAAATTTTAAAATGGTCGGACGACAATCGCTGTGAGTGGCAGCGACTTGAGAGCAGATGAGAAGCGTGCTCTTATGGTACAATTCCGCATTTTTCTGCATTTGTTTTGAGTACTTCCTtgctagaagaaaaaaaacatgaattccaGTACTTGTGCAAGTCtctggaagagaaaaaaatgatctaaAGTCTTGTTAAATCcttctttttcaaatgtttccaGTGCAAAGTGATGTCCAAGTAAACGATTCCACATTACGTCGAGTTTACGCATGGAAAGGGAGGGAAAGTGTTTATAGAGCCATGTGTTGGAATAAAACATTTAGTAGACTTAGTACTTGACGTGATAATACGGCACCACCGGTGAGTGACTTTTCACTCGTGACGCTTTCAAAAATCTTTTGGCTGAGTTGAGCTGAGTCCAGATAAGCGAAGCCCCTAAAAGCCTCGTGCTGGCAGAGCGGGGGAATTTCCGACACGTCCTGAGACAGCTAATGCCACGCCGATGCTAAGCTTAGAAAGGCCAggcgaaaaaaaacattcatatagAATATACTCCTATTGAATCAATAGAATTGCTAGACtttatacactttttttttgcttctgccTCCTTggtttgttatgtttttttccctttaacttgtgtgttattattgttatggcTTGAAATagtattttgagatttttgtgTTCGTGGAAGACAAATTTCAATGAAACTTTGATTGCCCCCAAGCTAAATAACGGCATTGAATGTATCGTATGGCCCCCGACTTGGCTTGGTGTCAGCAGTTACCGCGTTAATGTGACGGTGTGATAAATGATAGAGAGCCTGCTGGGGTGTTTCATGTAGAACATCCCGCCGATTCTGTCCCGTTGGTGTATGTGAAATTCTTGACACAGCTGCCGACAAAAATAGActttaaacatgcatttttaacTGAGCACAGAGAAGGGTCCACTTCTGGGACTCCACTGAAAGTCTGCCACTTATTGTGGGATCATAGTGATTTTTCACGAGGGGggtttagggggggggggggtgaagaaGGACACTTTCTGTAGGAAGGAAAATGCATTTGGAAAAACTCAAGAGTGCTTTATTTTGCCTTACCAgtggaatttttattttatttccagctGTCAAGACCCTTCCTGTGTGTTGACCAATCCGTAGCCTCAGgtgtatgtgtgggtgggtgggtgtgtatgttaTCTCTCCTCAATGTTTAGTTCCCTTGTTTTGGTCAATGGTGGTTCattggtgttgttgatgtggccTAGCAAGGGTCATGTGATGTTTCATTCTTATATTAGGGCATTTGTGCCTCAtttggtttgtttattttgggaaatAGACATTTTGGGGATTGCACTTTTGTCACAGAAGCATTTCAAGTGTCTTTTAGAGACTTagcactttttttaaagggagcTCTCTATAGAGTGTCAGTCATCTGCTAGAGCATTCAGATCCCATTGAAGCATCACCTTCACACTCTTCTCAAATCTTTCGCCCGTTTAAAGACTCAGACCAGCCTGCTCGTCGTGAAGCTGTATAATGACGATACAATATCCCATATGCCCGGAGTCGGCCATTAAATTGCTTTCAAATTGCGATTTTGTTTAGGGGGGAAATTTCCATCCAACGCACATGCTCTTCCAGTCTAGCGCACACGAGGCCGATGTGTTTGCTCGATTTAATGGCGGCCAAAAGCAAATCTATTAGCCTTTATTTAATCATGGCAAGTTTCACTTGAATGAGTGTGGTAATCCCGCACAATCCTGGATGTCATTAAAAAATTCATCCACGTTCATTACAAGAATGTCTCGGAATAAGCGACACTGAACGGCTGTGACATTGGATCCCTCAGGCAGCGCTGCATTAAAATCCATCATGAGTCTCACAGGGACATGGCTGCTTTGGCTCAGAGACACTTTGGAGGCACACTGTCAGCAAACAGAATCTTGTGTGGGCGCAGTCCCGCCTCCCAGAACTACCAAGCTTCTCCAAAACCACCAATGTGAGGTGAGTTCACTAACCCATTCCAAGGTGGGAATTCTTGTTTATCATTGACAACTACTAACAaatgtaggtaggtagatatAAGCCAGATTTTGGCGTGGCGAACACGTGGCTCCCGGGCTGCATGCGGCTCCTGGCCAAATTGAATG
This portion of the Stigmatopora nigra isolate UIUO_SnigA chromosome 19, RoL_Snig_1.1, whole genome shotgun sequence genome encodes:
- the LOC144213041 gene encoding protein phosphatase 1D-like isoform X2 → MDDAIIFRMSAFSEQGGRKYMEDVVEIRIEYEPTSEASDPDAKIQGQEAEVDQSTAPAPSEIPAPNAPTEPGPVSAMWLESLTDGTDDADDRRRSTTPTDQKVDTRRSVAFFAVFDGHGGREAAYFAREHLWDLLKRQRGFWSKDQSEVCAALRKGFIACHHAMWKQLPEWPKTITGLPSTSGTTASVIVIRGAQMYVAHVGDSAVVVGVKENESAITLQALEVTQDHKPELPKEKERIERLGGSVMKKSGVNRVVWKRPQLTHNGPVRRSTVIDQIPFLAVARSLGDLWSYDFYSGEFVVSPEPDTTVMTLDPKRHRYIILGSDGLWNMMPPKDAVNMCNSHDKMGPKGMSCACRLGCTALLFWKERMLRADNTTVIVLALQEPSAPSLPVHRDEIVVDMSQGIDHIPFPGTPYNTYEVPKVEREDGMFNEDEIYGEEHEGWTCLEW
- the LOC144213041 gene encoding protein phosphatase 1D-like isoform X1; the encoded protein is MDDAIIFRMSAFSEQGGRKYMEDVVEIRIEYEPTSEASDPDAKIQGQEAEVDQSTAPAPSEIPAPNAPTEPGPVSAMWLESLTDGTDDADDRRRSTTPTDQKVDTRRSVAFFAVFDGHGGREAAYFAREHLWDLLKRQRGFWSKDQSEVCAALRKGFIACHHAMWKQLPEWPKTITGLPSTSGTTASVIVIRGAQMYVAHVGDSAVVVGVKENESAITLQALEVTQDHKPELPKEKERIERLGGSVMKKSGVNRVVWKRPQLTHNGPVRRSTVIDQIPFLAVARSLGDLWSYDFYSGEFVVSPEPDTTVMTLDPKRHRYIILGSDGLWNMMPPKDAVNMCNSHDKMVGPKGMSCACRLGCTALLFWKERMLRADNTTVIVLALQEPSAPSLPVHRDEIVVDMSQGIDHIPFPGTPYNTYEVPKVEREDGMFNEDEIYGEEHEGWTCLEW